One window of Parambassis ranga chromosome 3, fParRan2.1, whole genome shotgun sequence genomic DNA carries:
- the heatr3 gene encoding HEAT repeat-containing protein 3, with amino-acid sequence MGKSKTNKFKRPQFNAVGLPVNAVKEVDAEEEDHGDDSCPAAELLEKLQSPSADVREFACASISRVVQQSQTIPGFLQRDAVRRLGPMLLDSSVAVRETATGALRNLSACGGQEVCEDMVKHDVMTPLTALLSECCAGFETASVPMKDGKNAVEDVANEAVNLLWNLCESSSQALSVFNKSGLLDVVVQCLERHLHNMELAISAAHCLHTVTEDNPELLCSMNTAVLGALENVLLSSQPGMAHILLRTLAAGTLWNMKGSLPAARQAQTFNAVVAILSQCLDLDAGTLIPEFRQAEEVRDRNTPAETHTEDQAAGELVVEEMDEEEETPKQTKNGKVVKVDGDFSDLLPRGKEELREATALLTAQQTSLEIIVNMCCSDDPSDDEWEEESSSDESDMGPDGLCDGVSNLMSPLCLSAEIQGALINHSIPEKVLKKTEFPRKEAVDVCQQSPSWRGLIKKMHRIQSRALTCLHSILSSMDAESLGGAAALQGAAQHLSMLVFGAAEIPKDEEFLEAVISAMRSLLQMIASKNIPQCMTPQQLMSLSEAATRCDVVSVRVNAVAILGITGSTLAKEKGTAETLQMIGNALLQVATRDADLVVNGEALDALFDVFADGEEAETAAKNIRLLAALKALQPVFKAKIRKEGRGKYSPQQLCVLDNVKVNLRRFIGYLEKVVKH; translated from the exons ATGGGAAAAAGTAAAACCAACAAATTTAAACGTCCGCAGTTCAATGCGGTCGGTTTGCCGGTGAATGCCGTGAAGGAAGTGGACGCTGAGGAGGAAGACCACGGGGATGATAGTTGTCCAGCTGCGGAGTTGTTGGAAAAA TTGCAGAGTCCAAGTGCAGATGTACGAGAGTTCGCATGTGCCAGCATTTCACGTGTTGTGCAGCAGAGCCAGACCATCCCAGGTTTCCTGCAGAGAGATGCTGTTAGACGCTTGGGCCCCATGCTGCTGGATAGCAGCGTGGCTGTCAGGGAGACGGCCACTGGAGCACTCAG GAATCTGAGTGCATGTGGAGGTCAGGAGGTGTGTGAGGACATGGTGAAGCACGACGTCATGACTCCTCTGACAGCACTGCTTAGCGAG TGCTGTGCTGGTTTTGAAACTGCCAGTGTGCCAATGAAAGATGGGAAGAATGCAGTGGAGGATGTAGCCAATGAAGCAGTAAACTTATTGTGGAATCTATG TGAGAGCAGCAGCCAGGCGCTGTCTGTGTTCAACAAAAGCGGTCTCTTGGATGTAGTAGTCCAGTGTCTGGAGAGACATTTGCACAACATGGAGCTGGCCATATCTGCAG CCCACTGTTTACACACTGTGACTGAGGATAACCCAGAGCTGCTATGTAGCATGAACACTGCAGTGCTCGGAGCCCTGGAGaatgtgctgctgtcatctcAGCCAGGCATGGCACACATTCTTCTCAGGACATTGGCTGCAG GGACACTTTGGAACATGAAGGGAAGTTTGCCCGCTGCCCGTCAGGCCCAAACGTTTAACGCGGTGGTGGCCATTTTGTCACAGTGCTTGGATTTGGACGCTGGGACTCTGATCCCTGAGTTCAGGCAAGCAGAGGAGGTTcgtgacagaaacacaccagCTGAGACGCACACAGAAGACCAGGCTGCTGGAGAGCTTGTGGTAGAGGAgatggatgaagaggaggaaacgCCTAAACAGACGAAGAACGGAAAAGTTGTGAAGGTTGACGGTGACTTCTCTGACCTCCTGCCT AGGGgcaaggaggagctgagggaggcAACGGCCTTGCTGACAGCCCAGCAAACGTCCTTGGAGATCATCGTCAACATGTGCTGCTCTGATG ACCCTTCTGATGATGAGTGGGAGGAGGAATCGAGCAGTGATGAAAGTGACATGGGTCCTGACGGGCTTTGTGATGGAGTGTCCAATCTGATGTCTCCACTCTGTTTGTCAGCTGAAATCCAAGGGGCCTTGATCAACCACAGCATACCAGAAAAG GTTCTTAAAAAGACGGAGTTTCCCAGAAAGGAAGCTGTGGATGTGTGCCAACAGAGTCCCTCCTGGAGAGGCCTGATAAAAAA gatgCATCGCATCCAGTCTCGAGCACTGACGTGCCTCCACAGCATTCTCTCCAGCATGGATGCGGAGTCTCTGGGTGGTGCAGCAGCCCTGCAGGGAGCAGCACAGCACCTGTCCATGCTGGTCTTTGGTGCTGCAG AGATACCTAAAGACGAGGAGTTCTTAGAGGCTGTCATCAGTGCCATGCGGTCTCTTTTACAGATGATAGCCTCCAAAAATATCCCCCAG TGTATGACCCCCCAGCAGCTGATGAGCCTGAGCGAAGCAGCCACCCGCTGTGATGTTGTCAGCGTGAGGGTCAACGCCGTCGCCATACTGGGTATCACTGGCAGCACATTAGCCAAAGAGAAGGGCACTGCAGAAACCCTTCAG ATGATTGGAAATGCCTTACTTCAAGTTGCCACCAGGGATGCCGACCTGGTTGTAAATGGAGAAGCCCTGGACGCTTTGTTTGACGTTTTTGCTGATGGAGAGGAGGCGGAGACAGCTGCTAAAAACATCCGTTTATTGGCTGCACTAAAGGCACTTCAACCCGTCTTCAAGGCCAAG ATTCGTAAAGAAGGAAGAGGCAAATACAGccctcagcagctgtgtgtgctggacaACGTCAAAGTTAACCTGAGAAGGTTTATTGGTTATCTGGAAAAGGTGGTGAAACACTGA
- the cnep1r1 gene encoding nuclear envelope phosphatase-regulatory subunit 1: protein MNSLEQAEDLKAFERRLTEYISCLQPATGRWRMILIVVSVCTATGAWNWLIDPDTQKVSFFSSLWNHPFFTISCITLIALFFAGIHKRVVAPSIIAARCRTVLAEYNMSCDDTGKLILKPRPNIQ, encoded by the exons ATGAACTCCTTGGAACAAGCCGAAG ACTTGAAAGCCTTTGAGAGAAGACTGACAGAATACATCTCCTGTTTGCAACCTGCAACAGGCAGGTGGAGAA TGATTCTGATAGTAGTGTCTGTTTGTACGGCTACTGGGGCGTGGAACTGGTTAATAGACCCTGACACACAGAAG GTCTCTTTCTTTTCGTCCCTATGGAATCATCCTTTCTTCACTATTAGCTGCATTACTCTAATAGCTCTATTCTTTGCTGGGATTCACAAACGAGTTGTGGCACCATCAAT TATCGCTGCCCGCTGCCGTACGGTTTTAGCAGAATACAACATGTCTTGTGATGAC ACGGGAAAACTTATTCTCAAACCAAGACCGAACATCCAATAA
- the LOC114433773 gene encoding arylamine N-acetyltransferase, pineal gland isozyme NAT-10-like isoform X2, giving the protein MNLEDYFRRIGFHGSYEKADLATLKLIHKQHVMSVPFENLSIHCGERITMDLEVIFNKIVRSSRGGWCLENNLLFGWVLREMGYNTTTLGSQVFNNDNFGPEETHLINKVIIDGEAYITDVSFGVSFQVWEPLELISGKDQPQAAGIFRLIDKGDFWVLEKTGRKPQVTNPEFAKSSLVNRKETKQIYCFTLEPRKADHFLDSSHKLQTEPTSLFTNKSICSLQTPTGFKALIGWTYSEVTYKPEEDVDILDMRDIPDGDIEQILREQFNMKLQHKLQVANKKACYTI; this is encoded by the coding sequence ATGAACTTGGAGGACTACTTCAGAAGAATTGGTTTCCATGGCTCCTATGAGAAAGCAGACCTTGCAACACTGAAGCTGATCCACAAGCAGCACGTCATGTCAGTGCCTTTTGAGAACCTGAGCATTCACTGCGGTGAGAGGATCACCATGGACCTGGAAGTGATCTTCAACAAGATAGTGAGGAGCAGCCGTGGAGGCTGGTGCTTGGAGAACAACCTCCTGTTTGGCTGGGTGCTGAGGGAAATGGgctacaacacaacaacactgggCTCCCAAGTTTTCAACAATGATAACTTTGGGCCTGAGGAAACTCATCTCATCAACAAGGTCATCATTGATGGGGAGGCTTATATAACAGATGTAAGTTTCGGGGTCTCATTTCAAGTGTGGGAGCCTCTGGAGCTCATCTCTGGAAAGGACCAACCTCAGGCAGCCGGTATCTTTCGCCTCATAGACAAGGGGGACTTCTGGGTGCTGGAGAAGACCGGCAGAAAACCACAGGTTACTAATCCAGAATTTGCCAAATCAAGTCTGGTGAACAGGAAGGAAACAAAGCAGATCTACTGCTTTACTCTGGAGCCTCGCAAAGCTGATCACTTCCTTGATAGTAGCCACAAACTGCAGACAGAGCCCACCTCACTGTTCACCAACAAGTCCATCTGCTCTCTGCAGACACCCACAGGCTTCAAAGCCCTGATTGGCTGGACCTACAGTGAGGTCACCTACAAACCTGAGGAAGATGTTGACATCTTAGACATGAGagacataccagatggtgacatAGAGCAGATTCTGAGGGAGCAGttcaacatgaagctgcagcacaaacTCCAGGTTGCAAACAAAAAAGCATGCTACACAATCTAG
- the LOC114433773 gene encoding arylamine N-acetyltransferase, pineal gland isozyme NAT-10-like isoform X1, with the protein MNLEDYFRRIGFHGSYEKADLATLKLIHKQHVMSVPFENLSIHCGERITMDLEVIFNKIVRSSRGGWCLENNLLFGWVLREMGYNTTTLSSRVFNSFLDDFGPLDSHLINKVIIDGEAYITDVSFGVSSQVWEPLELISGKDQPQAAGIFRLIDKGDFWVLEKTGRKPQVTNPEFAKSSLVNRKETKQIYCFTLEPRKADHFLDSSHKLQTEPTSLFTNKSICSLQTPTGFKALIGWTYSEVTYKPEEDVDILDMRDIPDGDIEQILREQFNMKLQNKLKPASNKSWYTL; encoded by the coding sequence ATGAACTTGGAGGACTACTTCAGAAGAATTGGTTTCCATGGCTCCTATGAGAAAGCAGACCTTGCAACACTGAAGCTGATCCACAAGCAGCACGTCATGTCAGTGCCTTTTGAGAACCTGAGCATTCACTGCGGTGAGAGGATCACCATGGACCTGGAAGTGATCTTCAACAAGATAGTGAGGAGCAGCCGTGGAGGCTGGTGCTTGGAGAACAACCTCCTGTTTGGCTGGGTGCTGAGGGAAATGGgctacaacacaacaacactgagCTCCAGGGTGTTTAATAGTTTCCTTGATGATTTTGGCCCCCTCGACTCCCATCTCATCAACAAGGTCATCATTGATGGGGAGGCTTATATAACAGATGTAAGTTTTGGGGTGTCATCTCAAGTGTGGGAGCCTCTGGAGCTCATCTCTGGAAAGGACCAACCTCAGGCAGCCGGTATCTTTCGCCTCATAGACAAGGGGGACTTCTGGGTGCTGGAGAAGACCGGCAGAAAACCACAGGTTACTAATCCAGAATTTGCCAAATCTAGTCTGGTGAACAGGAAGGAAACAAAGCAGATCTACTGCTTTACTCTGGAGCCTCGCAAAGCTGATCACTTCCTTGATAGTAGCCACAAACTGCAGACAGAGCCCACCTCACTGTTCACCAACAAGTCCATCTGCTCTCTGCAGACACCCACAGGGTTCAAAGCCCTGATTGGCTGGACCTACAGTGAGGTCACCTACAAACCTGAGGAAGATGTTGACATCTTAGACATGAGagacataccagatggtgacatAGAGCAGATTCTGAGGGAGCAGttcaacatgaagctgcagaACAAGCTAAAGCCTGCAAGCAACAAGTCCTGGTACACACTGTGA
- the sdr42e1 gene encoding short-chain dehydrogenase/reductase family 42E member 1 isoform X1 — MKSHLEFTQRHMGDSKIRTVAMKRTHRDTFLITGGCGYFGFRLACSLHKKGAKIILFDTVPPNQEVPEDIVFVRGDIREYAQVEKVITGVDCVFHIASYGMSGWEQLNKHLIEAVNVQGTQNILRACTEHGVSRLVYTSTFNVVFGGQVIENGDESLPYLPLHLHPDHYSRTKSLAEMAVLKANGTVLKDSHGVLRTCALRPAGIYGPGEQRHLPRIVGYIEKGIFRFVYGKASSLVEFVHVDNLVSAHELAAEALTPDKQHRSAGQAYFISDGRPVNNFEFFRPLVEGLGYPFPRLRLPISLIYFFAFLTEMIHHLIGPFYNFQPLLTRTEVYKTGVTHYFSMAKAKAELNYEPQEHNLDEVVQWFRSRGHGRKCHNSFISQFLLNILFVSAFVAAALSFLPVVGS; from the exons ATGAAATCTCACCTGGAATTCACCCAAAGGCACATGGGAGATTCCAAG ATTCGCACTGTTGCAATGAAaaggacacacagggacacatttTTAATAACCGGAGGATGTGGCTATTTTGGTTTTCG cctgGCTTGCTCTCTACATAAAAAGGGAGCCAAAATCATTCTGTTTGACACCGTCCCTCCAAACCAGGAAGTGCCAGAAGACATTGTGTTCGTCAGAGGTGATATACGGGAATATGCACAAGTTGAGAAGGTCATCACTGGTGTGGACTGTGTATTCCACATTGCCTCTTATGGCATGTCCGGCTGGGAGCAGCTCAACAAGCATCTGATTGAGGCCGTCAACGTTCAAGGCACCCAGAACATTCTGAGGGCTTGCACTGAACACGGAGTGTCTCGGCTGGTTTACACAAGCACCTTCAACGTGGTGTTTGGAGGCCAAGTCATAGAGAACGGGGATGAAAGCCTCCCATATCTGCCTCTCCATCTTCACCCTGACCACTACTCAAGAACCAAATCCTTGGCTGAGATGGCAGTGCTAAAAGCCAATGGCACCGTGCTGAAGGACAGCCATGGCGTGCTCAGAACCTGTGCTCTGCGTCCAGCCGGTATCTATGGGCCGGGGGAGCAGAGGCACCTTCCTAGGATAGTTGGCTACATTGAGAAGGGGATCTTCAGGTTTGTGTATGGTAAAGCTAGCAGCCTGGTGGAGTTTGTCCATGTGGACAACTTGGTGTCCGCACATGAGCTAGCTGCAGAGGCGTTGACCCCAGACAAGCAGCACCGCTCTGCTGGCCAGGCCTACTTCATCTCAGACGGCAGGCCTGTCAACAATTTTGAATTCTTCAGACCTCTAGTGGAGGGCTTGGGCTATCCTTTCCCCAGGCTGCGCCTTCCTATCTCTCTTATTTACTTTTTTGCATTTCTCACAGAAATGATCCACCACCTCATCGGCCCCTTCTATAACTTCCAGCCTCTCCTGACACGTACAGAGGTTTATAAAACGGGTGTGACGCATTACTTCAGCATGGCAAAAGCTAAGGCAGAGCTAAATTATGAGCCTCAGGAGCACAACCTGGACGAGGTTGTTCAATGGTTCAGAAGCAGAGGCCATGGAAGGAAATGTCACAACTCCTTCATCAGTCAGTTTCTGCTCAAcatcctgtttgtttctgcctttgttgctgcagctctgtcctTTCTTCCAGTTGTTGGCAGTTGA
- the sdr42e1 gene encoding short-chain dehydrogenase/reductase family 42E member 1 isoform X2, with amino-acid sequence MKRTHRDTFLITGGCGYFGFRLACSLHKKGAKIILFDTVPPNQEVPEDIVFVRGDIREYAQVEKVITGVDCVFHIASYGMSGWEQLNKHLIEAVNVQGTQNILRACTEHGVSRLVYTSTFNVVFGGQVIENGDESLPYLPLHLHPDHYSRTKSLAEMAVLKANGTVLKDSHGVLRTCALRPAGIYGPGEQRHLPRIVGYIEKGIFRFVYGKASSLVEFVHVDNLVSAHELAAEALTPDKQHRSAGQAYFISDGRPVNNFEFFRPLVEGLGYPFPRLRLPISLIYFFAFLTEMIHHLIGPFYNFQPLLTRTEVYKTGVTHYFSMAKAKAELNYEPQEHNLDEVVQWFRSRGHGRKCHNSFISQFLLNILFVSAFVAAALSFLPVVGS; translated from the exons ATGAAaaggacacacagggacacatttTTAATAACCGGAGGATGTGGCTATTTTGGTTTTCG cctgGCTTGCTCTCTACATAAAAAGGGAGCCAAAATCATTCTGTTTGACACCGTCCCTCCAAACCAGGAAGTGCCAGAAGACATTGTGTTCGTCAGAGGTGATATACGGGAATATGCACAAGTTGAGAAGGTCATCACTGGTGTGGACTGTGTATTCCACATTGCCTCTTATGGCATGTCCGGCTGGGAGCAGCTCAACAAGCATCTGATTGAGGCCGTCAACGTTCAAGGCACCCAGAACATTCTGAGGGCTTGCACTGAACACGGAGTGTCTCGGCTGGTTTACACAAGCACCTTCAACGTGGTGTTTGGAGGCCAAGTCATAGAGAACGGGGATGAAAGCCTCCCATATCTGCCTCTCCATCTTCACCCTGACCACTACTCAAGAACCAAATCCTTGGCTGAGATGGCAGTGCTAAAAGCCAATGGCACCGTGCTGAAGGACAGCCATGGCGTGCTCAGAACCTGTGCTCTGCGTCCAGCCGGTATCTATGGGCCGGGGGAGCAGAGGCACCTTCCTAGGATAGTTGGCTACATTGAGAAGGGGATCTTCAGGTTTGTGTATGGTAAAGCTAGCAGCCTGGTGGAGTTTGTCCATGTGGACAACTTGGTGTCCGCACATGAGCTAGCTGCAGAGGCGTTGACCCCAGACAAGCAGCACCGCTCTGCTGGCCAGGCCTACTTCATCTCAGACGGCAGGCCTGTCAACAATTTTGAATTCTTCAGACCTCTAGTGGAGGGCTTGGGCTATCCTTTCCCCAGGCTGCGCCTTCCTATCTCTCTTATTTACTTTTTTGCATTTCTCACAGAAATGATCCACCACCTCATCGGCCCCTTCTATAACTTCCAGCCTCTCCTGACACGTACAGAGGTTTATAAAACGGGTGTGACGCATTACTTCAGCATGGCAAAAGCTAAGGCAGAGCTAAATTATGAGCCTCAGGAGCACAACCTGGACGAGGTTGTTCAATGGTTCAGAAGCAGAGGCCATGGAAGGAAATGTCACAACTCCTTCATCAGTCAGTTTCTGCTCAAcatcctgtttgtttctgcctttgttgctgcagctctgtcctTTCTTCCAGTTGTTGGCAGTTGA